The following are encoded together in the Tepidiforma bonchosmolovskayae genome:
- a CDS encoding type III pantothenate kinase, giving the protein MLLAFDIGNTSIHIGLWDGETLVDTWRIGVEREKLPDEYGVLILSLLDYSDIDARAITACIIGCDVPPLIPTFEQVCRKYFRVEPLLVGHGLRTGVRILYDNPRQLGADRIIDAVAASRLYGTPVIVVDFGTATVFDAVNEQGDYLGGAIAPGIGIASEALFSRAAMLYRVQLERPPAAIGKNTVHAMQSGILFGYVGLVEGLVARFKRELGGNPPVVATGGLASLVASETDCIDIVNGDLTLIGLRLIYELNRDRD; this is encoded by the coding sequence ATGCTCCTCGCCTTCGATATCGGCAACACCTCCATCCACATCGGCCTCTGGGACGGCGAAACCCTCGTCGATACCTGGCGCATCGGCGTCGAACGCGAAAAGCTCCCCGACGAATACGGCGTCCTCATCCTCTCCCTCCTCGACTACAGCGACATCGACGCCCGCGCCATCACCGCCTGCATCATCGGCTGCGACGTCCCGCCGCTCATCCCTACGTTCGAGCAGGTCTGCCGCAAGTACTTCCGCGTCGAACCCCTCCTCGTCGGCCACGGGCTCCGCACCGGCGTCCGCATCCTCTACGACAACCCGCGCCAGCTCGGCGCCGACCGCATCATCGATGCCGTTGCCGCCAGCCGCCTCTACGGCACCCCCGTCATCGTCGTCGATTTCGGCACCGCCACCGTCTTCGATGCCGTCAACGAACAGGGCGACTATCTCGGCGGCGCCATCGCACCCGGCATCGGCATCGCAAGCGAGGCGCTCTTCTCACGCGCCGCCATGCTCTACCGCGTCCAGCTCGAACGGCCGCCCGCCGCCATCGGCAAAAATACCGTCCACGCGATGCAGTCCGGCATCCTCTTCGGCTACGTTGGTCTCGTCGAAGGCCTCGTCGCCCGGTTCAAGCGCGAACTCGGCGGCAACCCGCCCGTCGTCGCCACCGGCGGCCTCGCCTCCCTCGTCGCCTCCGAAACCGACTGCATCGACATCGTCAACGGCGACCTCACCCTCATCGGCCTCCGCCTCATCTACGAACTCAACCGCGACCGCGACTGA
- a CDS encoding RecQ family ATP-dependent DNA helicase: MPGELLRRARAVLRDVFGYGSFRPGQEAVIADVLAGRDTLVVMPTGGGKSICYQVPALVLERGLTLVVSPLLALMKDQVDALRAMGVPAAAITSMQEPEEQRAVLAACAQGRVRLLYVAPERFQSGAFLAALRGLEVARLAVDEAHCISQWGHDFRPSYRDLGALRERLGFPPTVALTATADPLVQQDITERLRLREPAVHVAGFDRPNLRLETLRVSSLGEKAEAVAEELAGLRGASAIVYCATRRRTEDLAAELQRRGIRCATYHAGMADTDRRRVQDAFARDAVRVIVATNAFGMGIDKPDVRLVVHHDLPDSLESYYQEAGRAGRDGDPARCLLISSPRDRGLREYFIDMAHPSAERVLEIYRALAAAEGRRVHVRDLMREDDEPGFNAAVQTLVESGVAVKQGWMLAATRPDGEALIDTAMLEAHREHSFRKLDAMEAYAQSRTCLRARVLEYFGETPPAACGNCGPCLAGERGREAEGRPAAEEALFQELRAIRRALAEAEGVPPYIVASDAVLREMARRRPRNRAEMLAVPGMGRVKFERYGEQFLSATRAAAGAAGPRPAAPGRLARPAVREAATFAPTVRETLSLYADGLRDIGEMAKVRAMAPATIVSHLAELIAAGAIPSLEGLVAPEKVELVRAAAGGQPIRSLRPLKERLGDAVSYDELHLVRAWLSRRK, from the coding sequence GTGCCGGGTGAGCTGTTGCGCAGGGCGCGGGCGGTGCTCCGCGATGTGTTCGGGTACGGGAGCTTCCGGCCGGGGCAGGAGGCGGTGATCGCCGACGTGCTGGCGGGGCGGGATACGCTGGTGGTGATGCCCACGGGCGGCGGGAAGAGCATCTGCTACCAGGTGCCGGCGCTGGTGCTGGAGCGGGGGCTCACGCTCGTGGTTTCGCCGCTGCTGGCGCTGATGAAGGACCAGGTGGATGCGCTGCGGGCGATGGGCGTGCCGGCGGCAGCCATCACCTCGATGCAGGAGCCGGAGGAGCAGCGGGCGGTGCTGGCGGCCTGTGCGCAGGGGCGGGTGCGGCTGCTCTACGTGGCGCCGGAGCGGTTCCAGTCGGGCGCGTTCCTTGCGGCGCTGCGCGGGCTGGAAGTCGCGCGGCTGGCGGTCGACGAGGCGCACTGCATCAGCCAGTGGGGGCACGATTTCCGGCCGAGCTATCGCGACCTCGGGGCGCTGCGGGAGCGGCTCGGCTTCCCGCCGACGGTAGCGCTGACGGCGACTGCGGACCCGCTGGTGCAGCAGGACATCACGGAGCGGCTGCGGCTGCGCGAGCCGGCGGTGCACGTGGCGGGGTTCGACCGCCCGAACCTGCGGCTCGAAACCCTCCGGGTGAGCAGCCTCGGCGAGAAGGCGGAAGCGGTGGCGGAGGAGCTGGCCGGCCTGCGGGGGGCTTCGGCGATTGTCTACTGCGCGACGCGGCGGCGGACGGAGGACCTGGCCGCCGAGCTGCAGCGGCGCGGAATCCGCTGCGCGACCTACCACGCGGGGATGGCAGACACCGACCGGCGACGGGTGCAGGATGCGTTCGCCCGGGATGCGGTGCGGGTGATCGTGGCGACGAACGCGTTCGGGATGGGCATCGACAAGCCGGACGTGCGGCTGGTGGTCCACCACGACCTGCCGGATTCGCTGGAGTCGTACTACCAGGAGGCGGGGCGGGCCGGACGGGACGGGGACCCGGCGCGGTGCCTGCTGATCTCCAGTCCGCGGGACCGGGGCCTGCGGGAGTACTTCATCGACATGGCGCACCCCTCGGCGGAGCGGGTGCTCGAGATCTACCGGGCGCTGGCGGCGGCCGAGGGACGGCGGGTGCACGTGCGCGACCTGATGCGGGAGGACGACGAGCCGGGGTTCAACGCGGCGGTGCAGACGCTGGTGGAATCGGGCGTGGCGGTCAAGCAGGGGTGGATGCTGGCAGCGACCCGCCCGGACGGCGAAGCGCTGATCGACACGGCGATGCTGGAGGCGCACCGGGAGCACTCGTTCAGGAAGCTCGACGCGATGGAGGCGTACGCGCAGTCGCGGACCTGCCTGCGGGCACGGGTGCTGGAGTACTTCGGGGAGACGCCGCCGGCAGCGTGCGGGAACTGCGGGCCGTGCCTCGCGGGGGAGCGGGGCCGCGAGGCGGAGGGCCGGCCCGCGGCCGAGGAGGCGCTCTTCCAGGAGCTGCGGGCGATCCGCCGGGCGCTGGCGGAGGCGGAGGGCGTGCCGCCGTACATCGTGGCCTCGGATGCGGTGCTGCGGGAGATGGCCCGGCGCCGGCCGCGGAACCGGGCGGAGATGCTGGCCGTGCCGGGTATGGGCCGGGTGAAGTTCGAGCGGTACGGGGAGCAGTTCCTTTCGGCGACGCGGGCGGCTGCGGGCGCGGCCGGGCCGCGGCCGGCGGCGCCGGGGCGCCTTGCCCGGCCGGCGGTGCGGGAGGCGGCGACCTTCGCGCCGACGGTGCGGGAGACGCTCTCGCTGTATGCCGACGGGCTGCGGGACATCGGAGAGATGGCGAAGGTGCGGGCGATGGCGCCGGCGACGATCGTGAGTCACCTGGCGGAGCTGATCGCGGCGGGGGCGATTCCGTCGCTCGAGGGGCTGGTGGCGCCGGAGAAGGTGGAGCTGGTGCGGGCTGCGGCCGGCGGGCAGCCGATCAGGTCGCTGCGGCCGCTGAAGGAGCGGCTGGGGGATGCGGTGAGCTACGACGAGCTGCACCTGGTGCGGGCGTGGCTGTCGCGGAGGAAGTAG
- a CDS encoding TVP38/TMEM64 family protein: MRDGIIGVLALALGAAVTLLGLEYLHSRSVSVGLGVVVAYVVWGELMDLFGSSRNDAPLPPGTPLLMDPKFRRRVLGVLAMGGASGVILLGLLTGDIDVEKVREWIRDLGAWGPVLLILVLAVAMIIAPIPNPPFMIAAGIAWGTFLGVVYAVIGQLLGSVVIFGISRKFGRRFIPKLIGEEGAEKVDRLAKEMGPHLVFWWRMMPVSFDFAAYAAGLTGMSFRLFTTLVFLGSIVPTTVVVAFGDSFGKSVEAQLVSGALILVALAVPSTIFFVRYRRQLPPPREWLGRMLSTGDPTPGA, from the coding sequence ATGCGTGACGGGATCATCGGGGTGCTGGCGCTTGCGCTGGGAGCGGCGGTGACGCTGCTCGGGCTGGAGTACCTGCACTCGCGGTCGGTGTCGGTGGGGCTGGGCGTGGTGGTCGCCTATGTGGTGTGGGGCGAGCTGATGGACCTGTTCGGCTCGAGCAGGAACGATGCGCCGCTGCCGCCGGGGACGCCGCTGCTGATGGACCCGAAGTTCCGGCGGCGGGTGCTGGGGGTGCTGGCGATGGGCGGGGCGAGCGGCGTCATCCTGCTGGGGCTGCTGACGGGCGACATCGACGTGGAGAAGGTGCGCGAGTGGATTCGCGACCTCGGGGCGTGGGGGCCGGTCCTGCTGATCCTGGTGCTGGCGGTCGCGATGATCATCGCACCGATCCCGAACCCGCCGTTCATGATTGCGGCCGGGATTGCGTGGGGGACGTTCCTCGGGGTGGTGTACGCGGTCATCGGGCAGCTGCTCGGGTCGGTGGTGATTTTCGGGATTTCGCGGAAGTTCGGGCGGCGGTTCATCCCGAAGCTGATCGGGGAGGAGGGGGCGGAGAAGGTGGACCGGCTGGCGAAGGAGATGGGGCCGCACCTCGTGTTCTGGTGGCGGATGATGCCGGTGTCGTTCGATTTTGCGGCGTATGCGGCCGGGCTCACGGGGATGTCGTTCCGGCTGTTCACGACGCTGGTGTTCCTCGGCTCGATTGTGCCGACGACGGTGGTGGTGGCGTTCGGGGATTCGTTCGGGAAGTCAGTGGAGGCGCAGCTGGTCTCGGGGGCGCTGATCCTTGTGGCGCTGGCCGTGCCGTCGACGATCTTCTTCGTGCGCTACCGCCGGCAGCTGCCGCCGCCACGGGAGTGGCTGGGGCGGATGCTGAGCACGGGCGACCCTACGCCGGGGGCGTAG
- a CDS encoding GNAT family N-acetyltransferase, with the protein MSELSIRPAAEADLETINRIYNHEILHGTATWDTEPWSMERRRTWWAGHSDPLQPVLVAETGAGVVGFAYLTLVSQKPGWRFTREDTIYLDPAARGRGIGRLLLAALLEEARRIGVRTVVASITSTNTASIRLHEAFGFTCVGTLRNAGHKFGAWLDTCYYQLDLGEPPPGAPAWTAT; encoded by the coding sequence GTGTCCGAACTCTCCATCCGCCCGGCAGCCGAGGCCGATCTCGAGACCATCAACCGCATCTACAACCACGAAATCCTCCACGGCACCGCCACCTGGGATACCGAACCGTGGTCCATGGAGCGCCGCCGCACCTGGTGGGCCGGCCACAGCGACCCCCTCCAGCCCGTCCTCGTCGCCGAAACCGGCGCCGGCGTCGTCGGCTTCGCCTACCTCACCCTGGTGAGCCAGAAGCCCGGCTGGCGCTTCACCCGCGAAGACACCATCTACCTCGACCCCGCTGCCCGGGGCCGCGGCATCGGCCGCCTCCTGCTCGCCGCCCTCCTCGAGGAGGCCCGCCGCATCGGCGTCCGCACCGTCGTCGCCTCCATCACCTCCACCAACACCGCCAGCATTCGCCTCCACGAGGCCTTCGGCTTCACCTGCGTCGGCACCCTCCGCAACGCCGGCCATAAGTTCGGCGCCTGGCTCGACACCTGCTACTACCAGCTCGACCTCGGCGAACCGCCCCCGGGCGCCCCGGCCTGGACCGCAACATAA
- the coaBC gene encoding bifunctional phosphopantothenoylcysteine decarboxylase/phosphopantothenate--cysteine ligase CoaBC, whose protein sequence is MSDFTPRELPLQGRHIVLGVTGSISCYKAADLASKLRQAGAAVEVVMTPAATQFIAPLTFKSLTGRDVIVEMFAAAETEAHVEVARRAHAMVIAPATADCLASLAHGFAGDMVALTALATAAPILVAPAMDSQMWEHPATQDNVATLRERGVEVIGPMIGRLASGRTGPGRLAEVPEILGALRQLLGQRTGDLSGRRIVVSAGGTHEPIDPVRFVGNRSTGKMGFAIAEAARDRGAFVTLVAGPVALDTPWGVHRVDVQTVREMLIALEQAAADSDAIIMAAAPADFRPASPADHKIKKAPGQERLVIELEQNPDIIASIPGGGIRVGFAAETRNLAEYARQKLPAKRLHFIVANDVSAPGSGFGTETNQVVIFHDDGRVEEFPLLSKYAVAHLILDRVLERLEARGGAATPPA, encoded by the coding sequence ATGTCCGACTTCACCCCGCGCGAGCTCCCCCTGCAGGGGCGCCACATCGTCCTCGGCGTCACCGGCTCGATCTCCTGCTACAAGGCCGCCGACCTCGCGAGCAAACTCCGGCAGGCCGGCGCCGCCGTCGAAGTCGTCATGACCCCCGCAGCCACGCAGTTCATCGCGCCGCTCACCTTCAAATCGCTCACCGGCCGCGACGTCATCGTCGAGATGTTCGCCGCCGCCGAAACCGAAGCCCACGTGGAGGTCGCCCGCCGCGCCCACGCGATGGTCATCGCCCCGGCAACCGCCGATTGCCTCGCCAGCCTCGCCCACGGCTTCGCCGGCGACATGGTCGCCCTCACCGCACTTGCCACCGCCGCGCCCATCCTCGTCGCCCCCGCCATGGACAGCCAGATGTGGGAGCACCCCGCCACGCAGGACAACGTCGCCACCCTCCGCGAGCGCGGCGTCGAAGTCATTGGGCCGATGATCGGCCGCCTCGCCAGCGGGCGCACCGGCCCCGGCCGCCTCGCCGAAGTGCCCGAAATCCTCGGCGCGCTCCGCCAGCTCCTCGGCCAGCGCACCGGCGACCTCTCCGGCCGCCGCATCGTCGTCTCCGCCGGCGGCACCCACGAACCGATCGATCCCGTCCGCTTCGTCGGCAACCGCTCCACCGGCAAAATGGGCTTCGCCATCGCCGAAGCCGCCCGCGACCGCGGCGCCTTCGTCACCCTCGTCGCCGGTCCGGTCGCCCTCGATACCCCCTGGGGCGTCCACCGCGTCGATGTGCAGACCGTCCGCGAAATGCTCATCGCCCTCGAACAGGCAGCCGCCGATTCCGACGCCATCATCATGGCCGCCGCCCCCGCTGACTTCCGGCCCGCAAGCCCGGCTGATCACAAAATCAAAAAGGCGCCCGGCCAGGAGCGCCTCGTCATCGAACTCGAACAGAACCCCGACATCATCGCCAGCATCCCCGGCGGCGGCATCCGCGTCGGCTTCGCCGCCGAGACCCGCAACCTCGCCGAGTACGCCCGCCAGAAGCTCCCCGCCAAGCGCCTCCACTTCATCGTTGCCAACGACGTCAGCGCGCCCGGCTCCGGCTTCGGCACCGAAACCAACCAGGTCGTCATCTTCCACGACGACGGCCGCGTCGAAGAGTTCCCCCTCCTCTCCAAGTACGCCGTTGCCCACCTCATCCTCGACCGCGTCCTCGAGCGGCTCGAGGCCCGCGGAGGCGCCGCTACGCCCCCGGCGTAG